The Polypterus senegalus isolate Bchr_013 chromosome 11, ASM1683550v1, whole genome shotgun sequence sequence CTTCTGTATGTTTGAAAGAGGGTGgatagttaactatttgcttggtaTTTGTTAACTAACACCAAATGTGTTGTATCATGTCATTTTCAAATCCATGCTTTAGCTATACAGTaatacatattgattttttttgcccTATTTAAGatttaattaattatgaatttctTGAGAATATGGAGGATTATGTTAAAAGATTTTTggaacaaacattttttaaatgagggATCAAGACGGAAGATTTAAACTATACAGTAGGTACATTATACGTGTAAAACATAAATGTCTGAAGAGTTTTGTATCAAATGGTAAATCTTAATTTGTGTCACTTTCAATTTCTTCTTAATGTACTTTTGTGCaagtttgtaaattttaaaacagaGTGCTGAGGAAAACTGCGTTCAAGTAAAAATTGGAAGGCTATCTATACAGTACTTTAACTTAAATGTTCTGTTTAAATGTTAGAGGAATCCTCAAAAATACCAGTTCAATGGCTTAAATTAGTGCAACAGCAGAATACTCTCAACACTGAAAGATGTGCTCTTTAATACTAATTactttgtttgatttcatttttctatAGGGTTTCTGGCTGGAGACAGGTGGCTGCTTCTCCTGATATTTCAGATATGGCTTCTGCTATCATTTTGCGAAGCTGAGCGGCCTTGCCCAAGAAGTTGCCGCTGTGATGGAAAGATTGTCTATTGTGAATCCAATGCTTTTCGTGACATACCACAGAATGTGTCCATGGGCTGCCAGGGACTGTCCTTACGGTACAACAGCCTACAGAAGCTAAGGGCTTACCAGTTTTCTGGGTTAAGCCAGCTCATTTGGCTCTACTTGGACCATAATTATATCACCGTGGTGGATGGAGATGCCTTTCAAGGCATTAGAAGACTGAAAGAATTGATTCTCAGCTCCAACAAGATCTTGCAACTTAATAACCGTACCTTCCATTCTATTCCCAACCTGCGCAATTTGGATCTTTCCTACAATAAACTGCAGGCTCTTCAACCAGAGCAATTTCGTGGGCTGCGCAAACTGCTAAGCCTGCATCTGAGGTCCAATTCTCTCAAGAATGTACCACTTCGGGTTTTTCAGGAGTGTCGAAACCTGGAATTCCTAGACCTTGGCTACAACCGGCTACGTAGTTTAACCCGTAATGCATTTGCAGGTCTTTTGAAGCTAACTGAGCTGCATTTGGAGCACAATCAGTTCTCCAAGATTAACTTTGCTCATTTCCCACGTCTGTTTAATTTGCGGGCCCTCTACCTCCAGTGGAACCGAATACGTTCCATAAGCCAAGGCATCTCTTGGACTTGGAGTTCTCTGCAGAAGCTTGATCTGTCAGGAAATGATATTCAAGCAATCGAGGccaacatttttcagtgtttaccCAACCTACAGACACTTAACTTGGACTCTAACAAGCTTAGTAATATCTCGCAGGAATCAGTTAATGCCTGGATATCCTTGACCACCATTAGTCTCTCTGGCAACGTTTGGGACTGTAGCCATAGCATTTGCCCTCTTGTAGCTTGGCTAAGGAACTTTAAGGGCAATAAAGAGTCTG is a genomic window containing:
- the LOC120539528 gene encoding leucine-rich repeat transmembrane neuronal protein 4-like isoform X1 codes for the protein MGFLAGDRWLLLLIFQIWLLLSFCEAERPCPRSCRCDGKIVYCESNAFRDIPQNVSMGCQGLSLRYNSLQKLRAYQFSGLSQLIWLYLDHNYITVVDGDAFQGIRRLKELILSSNKILQLNNRTFHSIPNLRNLDLSYNKLQALQPEQFRGLRKLLSLHLRSNSLKNVPLRVFQECRNLEFLDLGYNRLRSLTRNAFAGLLKLTELHLEHNQFSKINFAHFPRLFNLRALYLQWNRIRSISQGISWTWSSLQKLDLSGNDIQAIEANIFQCLPNLQTLNLDSNKLSNISQESVNAWISLTTISLSGNVWDCSHSICPLVAWLRNFKGNKESAMICAGPKQVQGEKLMEAVDNYSICKETPPPATERQTPPTQYPPRPRLFPHPTMPKLGNDESSGILPSPSPSATLTSAPEPDFEHVSFHKIIAGSVALFLSVAMILLVIYVSWKRYPSSMKQLQQHSLVRKRRKKARQTERTLNSPLQEYYVDYKPTNSETMDVLVNGTGPCTYTISGSRECEIPHQVSSLTFYNYEQPIVDYCQAHQPLHLNMSYESGPHRLETPRRRERGVVQIMTHPMSLSDTRSCL
- the LOC120539528 gene encoding leucine-rich repeat transmembrane neuronal protein 4-like isoform X3, which translates into the protein MGFLAGDRWLLLLIFQIWLLLSFCEAERPCPRSCRCDGKIVYCESNAFRDIPQNVSMGCQGLSLRYNSLQKLRAYQFSGLSQLIWLYLDHNYITVVDGDAFQGIRRLKELILSSNKILQLNNRTFHSIPNLRNLDLSYNKLQALQPEQFRGLRKLLSLHLRSNSLKNVPLRVFQECRNLEFLDLGYNRLRSLTRNAFAGLLKLTELHLEHNQFSKINFAHFPRLFNLRALYLQWNRIRSISQGISWTWSSLQKLDLSGNDIQAIEANIFQCLPNLQTLNLDSNKLSNISQESVNAWISLTTISLSGNVWDCSHSICPLVAWLRNFKGNKESAMICAGPKQVQGEKLMEAVDNYSICKETPPPATERQTPPTQYPPRPRLFPHPTMPKLGNDESSGILPSPSPSATLTSAPEPDFEHVSFHKIIAGSVALFLSVAMILLVIYVSWKRYPSSMKQLQQHSLVRKRRKKARQTERTLNSPLQEYYVDYKPTNSETMDVLVNGTGPCTYTISGSRECEDYPAWSDMHTPPREAHDTEIPHQVSSLTFYNYEQPIVDYCQAHQPLHLNMSYESGPHRLETPRRRERGVVQIMTHPMSLSDTRSCL
- the LOC120539528 gene encoding leucine-rich repeat transmembrane neuronal protein 4-like isoform X2, which encodes MGFLAGDRWLLLLIFQIWLLLSFCEAERPCPRSCRCDGKIVYCESNAFRDIPQNVSMGCQGLSLRYNSLQKLRAYQFSGLSQLIWLYLDHNYITVVDGDAFQGIRRLKELILSSNKILQLNNRTFHSIPNLRNLDLSYNKLQALQPEQFRGLRKLLSLHLRSNSLKNVPLRVFQECRNLEFLDLGYNRLRSLTRNAFAGLLKLTELHLEHNQFSKINFAHFPRLFNLRALYLQWNRIRSISQGISWTWSSLQKLDLSGNDIQAIEANIFQCLPNLQTLNLDSNKLSNISQESVNAWISLTTISLSGNVWDCSHSICPLVAWLRNFKGNKESAMICAGPKQVQGEKLMEAVDNYSICKETPPPATERQTPPTQYPPRPRLFPHPTMPKLGNDESSGILPSPSPSATLTSAPEPDFEHVSFHKIIAGSVALFLSVAMILLVIYVSWKRYPSSMKQLQQHSLVRKRRKKARQTERTLNSPLQEYYVDYKPTNSETMDVLVNGTGPCTYTISGSRECEV